A portion of the Sulfurospirillum diekertiae genome contains these proteins:
- the nrfH gene encoding cytochrome c nitrite reductase small subunit, translated as MKSSNFLKYTALLVFVIAIGFFAYMVHASKALSYLSHDPKACINCHVMNTQYATWQHSSHAERAGCIDCHLPRDNMVNKYIAKARDGYNHSVAFTFNTYKNAIKISDDGAKRVQENCISCHASLTSQMVKNADANHNYDDPSVATGRRCWECHKGVPHGKVRGLTTTPNNLGVKEVQ; from the coding sequence GTGAAAAGTAGTAATTTCCTAAAGTACACGGCACTCTTGGTTTTTGTCATAGCCATAGGCTTTTTTGCCTACATGGTGCATGCATCCAAAGCGCTGTCGTATCTCTCCCATGATCCCAAAGCCTGTATCAACTGTCACGTCATGAATACGCAATACGCAACATGGCAACACAGTTCACACGCTGAGCGGGCTGGGTGTATCGATTGTCACTTGCCACGGGATAATATGGTCAATAAGTACATTGCAAAAGCACGCGATGGGTATAACCACAGTGTTGCTTTTACGTTCAATACGTACAAAAATGCCATTAAAATCAGTGATGATGGAGCGAAGAGAGTTCAGGAGAATTGTATTTCGTGTCATGCGAGTTTAACCTCACAAATGGTTAAAAATGCCGATGCAAATCACAATTATGACGATCCAAGTGTAGCAACGGGCAGACGTTGTTGGGAGTGCCATAAAGGTGTACCGCATGGTAAAGTCAGAGGTTTGACGACTACGCCAAATAATCTTGGCGTTAAAGAAGTTCAGTAA
- a CDS encoding Crp/Fnr family transcriptional regulator, whose translation MDRIRTVSCFSKLNDEQLEKLKKISVIKKFKAKEILFYEGDEPIYLYVLLQGTLKVYKTNHKGQQIFLHQFYPGGLVAELANFENIPYPATAEFMSNSEVLRIDYKALEHDFFKNPEISFEIIKSLIAKHKILIDVIQKEVILTADAKVAKFILENGELFKTLKNTQVASILNLTPETLSRTLSKFKTSGLIELDEQHHIHVLKPQKLEEVL comes from the coding sequence ATGGATCGTATTCGAACTGTTTCATGCTTTTCAAAACTGAACGATGAGCAATTGGAAAAACTCAAGAAGATTTCTGTTATCAAAAAGTTTAAAGCTAAAGAGATTCTATTCTATGAAGGTGACGAGCCTATTTATCTGTATGTTCTGCTTCAAGGCACGCTGAAAGTTTACAAAACCAACCACAAAGGACAGCAGATCTTTTTGCATCAGTTTTATCCTGGCGGCTTAGTGGCAGAGTTGGCTAATTTTGAAAATATTCCGTACCCTGCAACGGCGGAGTTTATGAGTAACAGTGAAGTGCTTCGCATCGACTACAAGGCATTGGAGCATGACTTTTTCAAAAATCCTGAGATCTCCTTTGAAATCATCAAAAGCCTCATTGCTAAACATAAAATCCTCATTGATGTCATTCAAAAAGAGGTCATTTTAACGGCTGATGCCAAAGTGGCAAAGTTTATTTTAGAAAATGGCGAACTCTTTAAAACGCTCAAAAATACCCAAGTGGCTTCCATTTTAAACCTGACTCCCGAAACACTCTCTCGCACCCTTTCCAAATTCAAAACCTCAGGGCTCATCGAGCTTGACGAGCAGCATCACATTCACGTTCTTAAGCCTCAAAAATTGGAAGAAGTCCTCTAG
- a CDS encoding methyl-accepting chemotaxis protein → MTLSKQLLVMLLSAIIGASIIYGISLLKMDQIYTTTTTCQRTTLPSILVLDDMQRGFYRIRLLLWEHIGTEVSNHEEIKALDDKYRTYRGAFEANLKNYAIFVADTKEKEIYEKEQQLYAIYIAMADKVLQMSHENKKAEAKEFMLKNRKMSMNLTNTVDEHLNYNKKLSENNAQIARETKQTASVEMTGVILLVIFLTVILSYLIKNNIMQGVHLIRDSITKFVKEKELKFRISYTKNNEIKEIVESFNDLVSTLENTIVDAKQSSNENASVSHELSTTSMQIGRNAEQSSVIVENTIQEISTIKSFVQETATLSEKMKQNIATAGSRLDEAKNEVITLRNEVESASQAETALAQRLDQMSHDAEQVKQILTVISDIADQTNLLALNAAIEAARAGEHGRGFAVVADEVRKLAERTQSSLTEINATINVIVQSIIDSSEQMGRNAKNIQRLSTVSSGVETTILSTTHVMEESVASVTQSAQNSQKIARDTDKIVDMVSNINTLISQNARSVEEIASAADHLSRLAENLNNKLQQFT, encoded by the coding sequence ATGACCCTTTCAAAACAGCTTCTTGTGATGTTGCTCTCAGCCATTATTGGTGCTTCTATCATCTATGGAATCAGTCTTCTCAAAATGGATCAGATATACACCACAACAACAACGTGCCAAAGAACGACTTTGCCTAGTATTTTAGTGCTGGACGATATGCAAAGAGGTTTTTATCGGATCAGGCTTTTGCTGTGGGAACACATTGGAACGGAAGTGAGTAATCACGAAGAGATAAAAGCCTTAGACGACAAGTATCGTACGTATCGCGGGGCATTTGAAGCCAATTTAAAAAATTATGCGATATTTGTTGCCGATACCAAAGAAAAAGAGATTTATGAAAAAGAACAACAGTTGTATGCGATTTATATTGCTATGGCTGATAAAGTTCTTCAAATGTCGCATGAAAATAAAAAAGCAGAAGCCAAAGAATTTATGCTCAAAAATCGAAAAATGTCGATGAACTTAACCAATACGGTCGATGAACACCTCAATTACAATAAAAAACTCTCCGAAAACAACGCTCAAATAGCACGTGAGACCAAACAAACCGCTAGCGTTGAAATGACCGGTGTCATTCTTTTGGTCATTTTTCTCACGGTAATTTTAAGCTACTTGATCAAAAACAACATCATGCAAGGCGTACACCTCATTCGAGACAGTATCACCAAGTTCGTCAAAGAAAAAGAGCTCAAATTTAGAATCAGTTATACTAAGAACAATGAGATTAAAGAGATTGTGGAAAGTTTTAATGATCTTGTCAGCACTTTGGAAAACACCATTGTCGATGCGAAGCAATCATCGAATGAAAATGCTTCGGTTTCCCATGAACTAAGTACCACCAGTATGCAAATCGGACGCAATGCAGAACAGAGCTCCGTCATTGTGGAGAACACCATTCAAGAGATTTCAACGATTAAATCCTTTGTGCAAGAAACCGCTACTCTTTCAGAGAAAATGAAACAGAACATTGCCACAGCAGGCAGTCGTTTGGATGAGGCTAAAAATGAAGTCATTACCCTTCGCAATGAAGTCGAATCTGCCAGTCAAGCCGAAACTGCTTTAGCCCAACGCTTAGATCAGATGAGTCATGATGCCGAACAAGTCAAACAGATCTTAACGGTTATCTCCGATATTGCCGATCAGACTAATTTACTTGCGCTTAATGCCGCCATTGAAGCAGCGCGTGCAGGTGAACATGGACGCGGATTTGCTGTCGTTGCCGATGAAGTACGAAAACTAGCCGAACGAACACAATCCTCTTTAACGGAGATCAATGCTACGATCAATGTCATTGTTCAATCTATTATTGATTCATCAGAACAGATGGGACGCAATGCCAAAAATATTCAAAGACTATCGACTGTTTCCAGTGGTGTTGAGACCACCATCTTAAGTACAACCCATGTGATGGAAGAGAGTGTAGCTTCAGTGACACAGAGTGCTCAAAACTCACAAAAGATTGCACGTGATACCGATAAGATTGTGGATATGGTCTCAAATATCAATACCCTTATCTCTCAAAATGCCAGAAGTGTTGAAGAGATCGCTTCTGCGGCTGATCATCTCTCACGTTTGGCTGAAAATCTTAACAATAAGCTTCAACAGTTTACATAA
- a CDS encoding sulfite exporter TauE/SafE family protein has translation MDAFILGCISFCTSVITGVIGVGGGLLLIAILPSFLPANDLIPIHGLNQITSNVSRAYFGYKNIQFQVIPKFLIGSLVGVGTFACFLTMISLTYIPLFIGTYILLSLWSQSFNNKITKYENYYVIGFFQTGLSVIVGTTGQLAMVKLLKEFKDKDKVIATSALLMSLTHILKIIVFIYFGFVFHDYLSIIISMIIGSILGSYCGSKLRDKIKGEKLIFALKILLSMLAVKSILSII, from the coding sequence ATGGATGCATTTATTTTGGGATGTATTAGTTTTTGTACGTCGGTTATAACAGGGGTTATTGGCGTAGGGGGTGGACTATTACTCATCGCGATACTTCCATCATTTTTACCCGCCAATGATCTTATCCCTATCCATGGGTTAAATCAAATTACAAGTAACGTGTCAAGAGCTTATTTTGGATATAAAAATATACAATTTCAAGTTATACCAAAATTTTTAATAGGTTCATTGGTTGGCGTTGGAACATTTGCCTGTTTTTTAACAATGATATCGCTTACGTATATCCCCTTGTTTATAGGCACGTATATCTTGTTATCATTATGGTCACAAAGTTTCAACAACAAAATAACAAAATATGAAAACTATTATGTCATTGGCTTTTTTCAAACAGGATTATCTGTTATTGTGGGTACAACGGGACAACTTGCAATGGTCAAATTACTGAAAGAGTTCAAAGATAAAGATAAAGTTATTGCTACCTCAGCACTTCTTATGAGCCTGACACACATCTTGAAAATTATCGTTTTTATCTATTTTGGGTTTGTTTTTCACGACTATCTTAGTATTATCATTAGCATGATTATCGGCTCAATTTTAGGCTCTTATTGTGGATCCAAATTAAGAGATAAAATAAAGGGTGAAAAATTAATTTTTGCCTTAAAAATATTACTTTCTATGTTAGCAGTGAAAAGCATTCTAAGCATTATCTAA